A single Phoenix dactylifera cultivar Barhee BC4 chromosome 1, palm_55x_up_171113_PBpolish2nd_filt_p, whole genome shotgun sequence DNA region contains:
- the LOC103723438 gene encoding RCC1 domain-containing protein RUG3, mitochondrial isoform X2: MAIRSRFFPSFRRLSSAASSAGPLLWSHAGEETSAPSSTVQILSWGRGSSGQLGGGKEEIRFYPTPVASLRLPLDFRLAPVQGRLPLSPPPFPSQDSATAAAPIEVGISSGLFHSALLVDGRFWIWGKGDGGRLGSGDESSVFVPMLNPNLDGVRSISLGGIHSTALTRSGEVFTWGYGGFGALGHSVYHRELLPRVVNGSWKGRISHLATSGAHTAALTDSGELYTWGRDEGDGRLGLGSGGGPGEGGSLGTPSKVNALPVPAAAVSCGGFFTMALTSDGQVWSWGANSNFELGRGDRTSDWKPRLIPSLNDVRIIQIACGGYHSLALTDNGKVLSWGHGGHGQLGHHSIQNQGVPLVIEALAQENIVFIACGGSSSAAVTVSPSRCLSLHMSAIETSGSIQKS; this comes from the exons ATGGCGATCCGCTCTCGCTTCTTTCCCTCCTTCCGCCGTCTCTCCTCCGCTGCCTCCTCTGCCGGCCCGCTCCTTTGGAGCCACGCCGGAGAGGAAACCTCTGCACCGTCATCGACCGTCCAAATCCTATCGTGGGGCCGGGGCAGCTCCGGCCAGCTCGGCGGCGGCAAGGAGGAGATCCGGTTCTACCCCACCCCCGTGGCTTCTCTCCGCCTCCCGCTGGACTTCCGCCTTGCCCCCGTCCAAGGCCGTCTCccgctttctcctcctccttttccttcgcAGGACTCGGCCACTGCCGCTGCCCCCATCGAGGTTGGGATCTCCAGTGGGCTGTTCCACTCTGCCTTGCTCGTGGACGGGAGGTTCTGGATCTGGGGCAAGGGCGATGGTGGCAGGCTTGGTTCTGGTGATGAGAGCTCCGTCTTCGTCCCGATGCTCAACCCTAATCTTGATGGTGTTCGGAGTATTTCGCTTGGTGGAATCCACTCTACCGCCCTCACCCGGTCTGGTGAGGTATTTACATG GGGTTATGGTGGGTTTGGAGCTCTTGGGCACTCTGTTTATCACAGGGAACTACTGCCCAGGGTTGTGAATGGTTCTTGGAAGGGACGCATATCCCATCTTGCTACCAGTGGAGCCCATACTGCGGCACTTACTGATTCTG GTGAGCTTTATACCTGGGGCCGTGATGAAGGTGATGGTAGATTGGGCCTTGGCAGCGGTGGCGGTCCAGGTGAGGGGGGTTCTCTTGGAACTCCATCCAAAGTGAACGCACTACCTGTGCCTGCTGCAGCAGTCTCTTGTGGTGGATTTTTCACAATGGCACTAACTTCAGATGGCCAAGTATGGAGTTGGGGAG CAAATTCGAATTTTGAACTAGGACGGGGTGATAGAACAAGTGATTGGAAGCCACGACTTATTCCTAGCCTCAACGATGTTCGAATCATTCAAATAGCTTGTGGTGGTTACCATTCTTTAGCTTTAACAG ATAATGGCAAAGTTCTTTCATGGGGCCATGGTGGTCATGGTCAATTGGGTCATCATTCTATTCAAAACCAGGGAGTTCCTCTTGTTATTGAAGCTCTGGCTCAGGAAAATATTGTCTTTATAGCATGTGGAGGTTCATCTTCAGCTGCTGTTACAG TTTCTCCTAGCCGCTGCCTCAGCCTACATATGTCAGCCATTGAGACCTCAGGCTCTATTCAAAAGAGCTGA
- the LOC103723435 gene encoding histone-lysine N-methyltransferase 2B codes for MRGLNRLAAAPGRPTASAVSAAYSTFSGGGGGGGGGGGRGRGSSPPPRPPLHPRAPGQAEPDADEDPFAPTGLGHGRGRPVLPSSPVLPAFSSWMSSFKPSSSPAAGRGRAPPPESAGRGRGLPQPPPASADDSQTKRPIFFKREDFPVPPEETQFTDPEEVTPLPRSLSPLLSGSGRGKPTRPEEPDSRASEENRHLRRRAPIGAPRGGREPAEPRAGQPRLDREEAVRKAVEVLSRGGPGGGRGRGGRGAAMRGRGRGGRFRGRRADEAAEEYGLYLGDNADGERLEKKLGEENMKKLGEGFEEMSWSALPSPLEDAYWDAVHTNNMIEFEPEYLVDFDNPDIDEKPPMSLRDSLEKAKPFLMAYEGIKSQEEWEEAVQETMEKVPYLNELIEMYAGPDTVTAKQQQQELERVAKTLPENTPSSVKRFANSAVLTLQSNPGWGWDKKCQFMDKLVWEVSQHYQ; via the exons ATGAGAGGCTTAAACAGGCTAGCCGCCGCCCCCGGCCGCCCCACCGCCTCCGCCGTCTCCGCCGCGTACTCCACCTTCTCCGGCGGCGGTGGAggtggcggcggaggagggggaAGGGGCCGCGGCTCCAGCCCTCCACCGAGACCCCCGCTCCATCCCCGTGCCCCCGGCCAAGCCGAACCCGACGCTGACGAGGACCCCTTCGCCCCTACGGGCCTCGGCCATGGACGAGGTCGCCCGGtcctcccctcctcccccgtCCTGCCTGCGTTCTCCTCCTGGATGTCCTCATTCaagccctcctcctcccccgccGCCGGCCGCGGACGCGCCCCGCCCCCGGAATCCGCCGGCCGCGGCCGTGGCCTCCCCCAGCCTCCGCCCGCCTCCGCCGACGATTCCCAGACCAAAAGACCTATCTTTTTCAAAAGGGAGGATTTTCCCGTTCCCCCGGAAGAAACCCAATTCACCGATCCCGAGGAAGTGACCCCTCTCCCTCGGAGcctctcccccctcctctccGGATCCGGCCGGGGAAAGCCCACCCGGCCGGAGGAACCGGATTCCCGGGCGAGCGAGGAGAATCGGCATCTCCGGCGTCGAGCGCCCATCGGGGCCCCGAGGGGCGGGCGGGAGCCAGCGGAGCCGAGAGCGGGCCAGCCGAGACTGGACCGTGAGGAGGCGGTGAGGAAGGCGGTGGAGGTTCTGTCTCGAGGGGGCCCTGGCGGCgggagggggagaggagggagaggggcTGCAATGCGTGGGAGAGGGAGGGGCGGGAGGTTTAGGGGCCGCCGGGCTGATGAAGCTGCGGAGGAGTATGGTCTTTATCTTGGGGACAATGCTGATGGAGAGAGATTGGAGAAGAAGCTTGGAGAAGAGAATATGAAGAAGTTGGGTGAAGGATTCGAAGAGATGAGCTGGAGTGCGCTGCCTTCTCCATTGGAAGATGCCTACTGGGATGCTGTCCATACTAACAATATG ATCGAATTTGAGCCAGAATATCTGGTGGATTTTGACAATCCTGATATCGACGAGAAGCCTCCGATGTCCCTCCGTGATTCACTGGAGAAGGCAAAGCCTTTCTTGATGGCATATGAGGGGATAAAAAGCCAAGAGGAGTGGGAG GAAGCTGTTcaagagacaatggaaaaggtaCCATATCTGAATGAGCTTATAGAAATGTACGCTGGGCCTGATACAGTTACCGCAAAGCAACAACAACAAGAGTTGGAAAGAGTGGCAAAAACACTTCCAGAGAATACACCTTCTTCTGTAAAAAGATTTGCCAATAGTGCTGTTCTTACTCTCCAG AGCAATCCAGGCTGGGGTTGGGACAAGAAGTGCCAATTCATGGACAAGCTTGTGTGGGAGGTTTCCCAGCATTATCAATAG